A stretch of the Clarias gariepinus isolate MV-2021 ecotype Netherlands chromosome 26, CGAR_prim_01v2, whole genome shotgun sequence genome encodes the following:
- the aptx gene encoding aprataxin isoform X2, translating to MWRWAGAIRSLAVTAFQQRLLHLHNQVTFKPGQKLYMVNGLHPYTLQFREETSSSSSSSSSPSEVKHNPLKRARQERDADEERHQDVEKSCRVSASSCSHTPEKEPAGHWSQGLKGSMQDPDMQVYKDEKVVVIKDKYPKARFHWLVLPWSSISNLKALRSEHVELLRHMERVGERTARRCPGSGTLRFRLGYHAIPSMSHVHLHVISQDFDSPCLKNKKHWNSFTTEYFIESQDVIGMLERDGRVCVRDGAAELLKLPLRCHVCHAQFPTMPKLKEHIRVHLPS from the exons ATGTGGAGGTGGGCAGGGGCAATCag GTCTCTGGCTGTAACAGCGTTCCAACAGCGTCTCCTTCACCTCCACAACCAGGTGACCTTTAAACCCGGACAGAAGCTCTACATGGTCAATGGGCTTCACccatacacactacagttcAGGGAGGAGacttcttcatcttcatcatcatcatcatcaccatcagaaGTGAAACACAACCCGCTGAAGAGAGCGCGGCAGGAGAGAGACGCCGATGAGGAGAGACACCAGGACGTGGAGAAGAGCTGCAGGGTCTCAGCGTCGTCCTgttcacacacacctgagaaG GAACCTGCAGGTCACTGGAGTCAAGGGCTCAAAGGCTCCATGCAGGACCCGGACATGCAg GTGTACAAAGACGAGAAGGTGGTGGTGATCAAGGACAAGTACCCCAAGGCCCGGTTCCACTGGCTGGTCCTGCCCTGGAGCTCCATCTCCAACCTGAAGGCCCTGAGGTCCGAGCACGTGGAGCTGCTGAGACACATGGAGCGCGTCGGGGAGCGCACGGCGCGGCGGTGTCCCGGGTCCGGAACGCTACGCTTCCGCCTGGGCTACCACGCCATCCCCAGCATGAG tcacgTCCACCTTCACGTCATCAGTCAGGACTTTGATTCTCCGTGTCTGAAGAACAAGAAACACTGGAACTCCTTCACCACAGAGTACTTCATCGAATCTCAGG acGTCATCGGGATGTTGGAGAGAGACGgccgagtgtgtgtgagggacgGCGCCGCCGAGCTGCTGAAGCTGCCACTGCGATGCCATGTCTGCCACGCCCAGTTTCCCACCATGCCCAAGCTGAAGGAACACATCCGAGTTCACCTGCCGTCCTGA
- the aptx gene encoding aprataxin isoform X1: MPTCWLVPDDERHKPIQLLHYHTHTLGRGPETKIKDQKCSRQQVELRADCNRGVVSVKQLGSNPTSLDHVEVGRGNQVTFKPGQKLYMVNGLHPYTLQFREETSSSSSSSSSPSEVKHNPLKRARQERDADEERHQDVEKSCRVSASSCSHTPEKEPAGHWSQGLKGSMQDPDMQVYKDEKVVVIKDKYPKARFHWLVLPWSSISNLKALRSEHVELLRHMERVGERTARRCPGSGTLRFRLGYHAIPSMSHVHLHVISQDFDSPCLKNKKHWNSFTTEYFIESQDVIGMLERDGRVCVRDGAAELLKLPLRCHVCHAQFPTMPKLKEHIRVHLPS, encoded by the exons ATGCCGACGTGCTGGCTCGTTCCTGACGATGAGAGACATAAACCCATCCAGCTCctccattatcacacacacactctgggtcGAGGTCCAGAAACCAAGATTAAAGACCAGAAGTGCTCCAGACAGCAAG TCGAGCTGAGAGCAGATTGTAACCGAGGAGTCGTCAGTGTGAAGCAG TTGGGCAGCAACCCTACCAGCCTGGACCATGTGGAGGTGGGCAGGGGCAATCag GTGACCTTTAAACCCGGACAGAAGCTCTACATGGTCAATGGGCTTCACccatacacactacagttcAGGGAGGAGacttcttcatcttcatcatcatcatcatcaccatcagaaGTGAAACACAACCCGCTGAAGAGAGCGCGGCAGGAGAGAGACGCCGATGAGGAGAGACACCAGGACGTGGAGAAGAGCTGCAGGGTCTCAGCGTCGTCCTgttcacacacacctgagaaG GAACCTGCAGGTCACTGGAGTCAAGGGCTCAAAGGCTCCATGCAGGACCCGGACATGCAg GTGTACAAAGACGAGAAGGTGGTGGTGATCAAGGACAAGTACCCCAAGGCCCGGTTCCACTGGCTGGTCCTGCCCTGGAGCTCCATCTCCAACCTGAAGGCCCTGAGGTCCGAGCACGTGGAGCTGCTGAGACACATGGAGCGCGTCGGGGAGCGCACGGCGCGGCGGTGTCCCGGGTCCGGAACGCTACGCTTCCGCCTGGGCTACCACGCCATCCCCAGCATGAG tcacgTCCACCTTCACGTCATCAGTCAGGACTTTGATTCTCCGTGTCTGAAGAACAAGAAACACTGGAACTCCTTCACCACAGAGTACTTCATCGAATCTCAGG acGTCATCGGGATGTTGGAGAGAGACGgccgagtgtgtgtgagggacgGCGCCGCCGAGCTGCTGAAGCTGCCACTGCGATGCCATGTCTGCCACGCCCAGTTTCCCACCATGCCCAAGCTGAAGGAACACATCCGAGTTCACCTGCCGTCCTGA